One Branchiostoma floridae strain S238N-H82 unplaced genomic scaffold, Bfl_VNyyK Sc7u5tJ_1557, whole genome shotgun sequence genomic region harbors:
- the LOC118408102 gene encoding uncharacterized protein LOC118408102: MLDLQRNKLTSISIGTFTGIPLLTELNLSSNNISKIEDGSFGRLKKLRVLYLNSNQILKLTNATFFGMSSLTRLTLSNNKIQNLPDMAFNSAGSLEFLDLTSNSISTITQLTFSGLLNLTALSLSTNNISSVEDGAFRDLVKLNSLSLWDNKLLDISAATFVGLAPEDRTDNTGLEVLYLAGNRLTTIRKDDFARLTKLTFLTLFRNDITNEGLEDGSFANLGNLVYLSLYANSLTNISAATFEGLVSLESLGIGNNQIRNYPPFAFANMPSLTTINLSSYGSTRFTLHPDTFGNLAALRHLNIAGVTSVWPGVFRHLPCLQTVWMGGRLTCDCDILDLATWLNRTAVTVRPFDTSSNPVACHNPFYLRRVPVMNIREEDLGMTCPATTEPPYTVQICPTPSPATEVMTSSRLVTTPSPTTPLPSSYKTTQPGTYPVITETCSYPVDLVFLLDSSESFRTSGFEDAKTFIQSVVNYFTLGENDTRVGVVTYSNVDAQVTRVKLNENYTRVELLTEIRNIPYDRGHTFTGLGLDHVRNNSFLEVNGGRNDTPDVLVVLTDDDSEDDVTRPAQLLRQMGIKLFVVGVGTESDISQPTLEAIAGTPDRVFRLTDHDNLVDAIHPIHIRQAICNATPCPPLTVPTNGALTPPSPHNYPVTVTFSCNSGYELNGAENTTCQTDRTWSNPVPTCSSGQCSTLAAPTNGARTPAVGATSFGNTVTFFCSMGYTLNGATTATCQTNGTWSNPVPTCTPRSCPPLTTPTNGALSLPGPAYSYPNQVTVTCNSGYQLSGISSVTCLADGTWSNVVPTCTMTCPEGYGDDYGFGKCLYVHKRPLIYSDAQAFCHGMGGKIFQFDNAEDVNRIKTIFERSRTLRRFGIWVGLTEGTFVWADGTPLVSGDFSDWAPQQYDRNSDKRDCVQMKRRFNWQWVVGSCSRARNLFLCEPN, from the exons ATGCTGGACTTACAGAGAAACAAACTCACGTCTATATCGATCGGCACGTTCACAGGGATCCCGCTGCTTACGGAGCTCAACCTGTCGTCTAACAACATCTCGAAAATAGAGGATGGGAGCTTTGGTCGTCTCAAGAAGTTACGTGTCCTGTATCTGAATTCCAACCAAATCCTTAAACTGACCAACGCGACATTCTTTGGTATGTCCTCCTTAACCCGTCTAACTTTGAGTAATAACAAGATACAGAATCTGCCAGATATGGCCTTCAATAGTGCCGGATCGCTGGAGTTTCTGGACCTGACATCTAACAGCATCTCCACAATCACCCAGTTAACATTCTCTGGGTTGTTGAATCTTACTGCTCTGTCTCTTAGTACAAATAACATCAGCTCTGTTGAGGACGGCGCGTTTCGAGATCTGGTCAAACTAAACTCATTGTCCTTGTGGGACAATAAGCTGCTGGACATCTCAGCGGCAACTTTTGTAGGTCTTGCTCCTGAAGATAGAACAGACAACACAGGTCTGGAG GTGCTGTACCTCGCTGGCAATCGCCTCACCACCATCAGGAAGGATGATTTTGCCAGGCTCACAAAACTGACGTTTTTGACGCTATTC CGCAACGATATTACCAATGAGGGACTCGAAGATGGTTCATTCGCCAATCTTGGGAACCTTGTCTATCTAAGTCTTTACGCCAACTCTTTGACCAACATTTCTGCAGCCACATTTGAAG GGTTGGTGTCACTGGAGTCATTGGGCATTGGGAACAATCAGATTCGAAACTACCCACCGTTTGCTTTTGCCAACATGCCATCTCTAACAACCATCAACCTATCCAG CTATGGCTCCACCAGATTCACCTTGCATCCTGATACGTTCGGCAACCTAGCGGCACTCCGTCATCTGAATATTGCTGGTGTAACAAGCGTCTGGCCGG GTGTGTTTCGGCACCTTCCTTGTCTCCAAACTGTGTGGATGGGGGGCAGACTTACCTGCGATTGTGATATACTTGATCTAGCGACATGGCTGAATAGGACAG CCGTGACTGTTCGACCGTTTGATACGTCGTCAAACCCCGTAGCTTGCCACAATCCATTTTACCTGAGGCGAGTACCTGTCATGAACATACGAGAGGAAGACTTAGGTATGACGTGCCCAGCGACAACCGAACCACCATATACTGTTCAGATCTG CCCAACACCCTCTCCTGCGACTGAAGTTATGACGTCTTCTCGTCTTGTCACAACTCCGAGTCCAACAACACCACTTCCCTCGTCCTATAAAACTACACAACCGGGAACCTACCCCGTTATAA CCGAGACCTGTTCTTATCCAGTAGACCTGGTCTTCCTCCTGGACAGCTCGGAGAGTTTCAGGACAAGCGGTTTCGAGGATGCAAAGACCTTCATCCAGTCCGTAGTCAACTATTTTACACTCGGAGAAAACGACACAAGGGTCGGTGTTGTCACGTACAGCAACGTTGACGCGCAGGTCACACGCGTGAAGCTAAATGAAAACTACACCAGAGTTGAGCTCTTAACTGAGATTCGCAACATTCCTTACGACAGAGGTCATACCTTCACTGGACTTGGTCTTGATCACGTGCGTAATAACTCGTTTCTCGAAGTAAACGGCGGGCGGAATGATACTCCCGACGTTTTGGTCGTGTTAACCGACGATGACTCCGAGGATGACGTCACCCGTCCAGCACAACTGTTACGCCAGATGGGCATCAAACTGTTTGTTGTTGGAGTTGGCACGGAAAGTGACATTTCACAACCTACTCTAGAGGCTATTGCTGGAACTCCAGACAGGGTGTTTAGGCTGACGGACCATGACAACCTTGTGGATGCAATCCACCCCATACATATAAGACAGGCGATTTGTAACG CGACACCATGCCCGCCGTTGACGgtcccaactaacggagcgctgactCCTCCCTCACCGCACAACTACCCTGTCACGGTTACATTCAGCTGTAACTCGGGGTACGAACTGAACGGCGCTGAAAATACGACGTGCCAAACTGACAGAACATGGAGTaatcctgttccaacatgcTCAT ctGGACAATGTTCGACGCTggcggccccaactaacggagcacgGACGCCAGCTGTCGGAGCGACCTCCTTCGGGAATACAGTAACGTTCTTCTGTAGCATGGGATACACACTGAACGGCGCGACCACCGCGACGTGCCAAACTAACGGAACATGGAGTAACCCTGTTCcgacatgcacac CCAGATCTTGTCCGCCGTTGACgaccccaactaacggagcgctgagtcttCCCGGACCGGCATACTCCTACCCGAACCAGGTTACGGTCACatgtaactcgggataccaacTGAGCGGAATCTCTTCTGTGACGTGCctagctgacggaacatggagcaacgttgttccaacatgcacaa TGACGTGCCCTGAAGGCTACGGGGACGACTATGGGTTTGGAAAGTGTCTGTACGTCCACAAACGTCCACTGATCTACTCCGACGCTCAGGCGTTTTGCCATGGCATGGGTGGGAAAATCTTTCAATTCGACAACGCGGAAGACGTCAACAGGATCAAGACCATCTTTGAACGTTCCAG GACTCTCAGGCGTTTCGGGATCTGGGTCGGTCTGACTGAAGGAACCTTCGTTTGGGCAGACGGCACACCATTGGTCAGTGGAGATTTCTCGGACTGGGCCCCTCAGCAATACGACCGTAACAGTGACAAGCGTGACTGTGTGCAAATGAAACGGAGGTTTAACTGGCAATGGGTGGTCGGAAGTTGCAGTAGGGCAAGGAACCTCTTTCTCTGTGAGCCAAACTAA